The Epinephelus lanceolatus isolate andai-2023 chromosome 14, ASM4190304v1, whole genome shotgun sequence genome has a window encoding:
- the LOC117251436 gene encoding putative methyltransferase DDB_G0268948 isoform X1, whose amino-acid sequence MKGSVQQKGQPHVLAVDLGCGTGQNARLLAPHFQQVVGIDVSECQLEEARAVPGYPNITYRQGMAEELPFPDCSVDLLTAASAAHWFDRSRFLAEASRVLKPRGCLALLGFSDTKTRLCYHNCGERLNHICEEVRQLLLPYTSSQVAVSEGKLEELYSAIPFPEKERIECLQVNTSISVRSLVGFIETWSMFQGYKKKDPQAAGDLLLNTQKRFLDEMGVTSPDTEMKQELEYFCVLASKPQ is encoded by the exons ATGAAGGGAAGCGTTCAACAA AAGGGACAACCACATGTGCTGGCAGTGGATCTGGGGTGTGGGACAGGTCAGAATGCTCGGCTACTGGCACCACACTTCCAGCAAGTGGTGGGCATTGACGTCAGCGAGTGTCAACTGGAGGAGGCCAGAGCTGTGCCAGGGTACCCTAACATCACATACAG GCAGGGGATGGCAGAGGAACTCCCTTTTCCAGACTGCTCTGTGGACTTGTTGACAGCAGCGTCAGCAGCCCACTGGTTCGATCGGTCGAGGTTTCTGGCTGAGGCAAGTCGGGTTTTAAAACCGCGGGGTTGCTTGGCTCTGCTTGGCTTCAGTGatactaaaaccagactttgcTACCACAACTGTGGAGAAAGACTCAATCACATATGTGAAGAG GTGAGGCAGTTGCTGTTGCCATACACTAGCAGTCAGGTAGCTGTATCTGAGGGTAAGCTGGAAGAGCTCTACTCAGCCATCCCTTTTCCTGAAAAAGAGAG GATTGAGTGTCTTCAGGTGAACACGTCGATCTCAGTGAGGAGCCTGGTGGGTTTCATTGAAACCTGGTCTATGTTCCAAGGTTACAAGAAGAAGGATCCCCAGGCTGCTGGAGACCTGCTGCTTAATACTCAGAAGAG GTTTCTGGATGAAATGGGAGTCACTTCTCCAGACACTGAAATGAAGCAGGAGCTGGAGTACTTCTGTGTCCTGGCGTCAAAACcacaataa
- the LOC117251436 gene encoding putative methyltransferase DDB_G0268948 isoform X2 — protein MNDFKKGQPHVLAVDLGCGTGQNARLLAPHFQQVVGIDVSECQLEEARAVPGYPNITYRQGMAEELPFPDCSVDLLTAASAAHWFDRSRFLAEASRVLKPRGCLALLGFSDTKTRLCYHNCGERLNHICEEVRQLLLPYTSSQVAVSEGKLEELYSAIPFPEKERIECLQVNTSISVRSLVGFIETWSMFQGYKKKDPQAAGDLLLNTQKRFLDEMGVTSPDTEMKQELEYFCVLASKPQ, from the exons ATGAAtgattttaag AAGGGACAACCACATGTGCTGGCAGTGGATCTGGGGTGTGGGACAGGTCAGAATGCTCGGCTACTGGCACCACACTTCCAGCAAGTGGTGGGCATTGACGTCAGCGAGTGTCAACTGGAGGAGGCCAGAGCTGTGCCAGGGTACCCTAACATCACATACAG GCAGGGGATGGCAGAGGAACTCCCTTTTCCAGACTGCTCTGTGGACTTGTTGACAGCAGCGTCAGCAGCCCACTGGTTCGATCGGTCGAGGTTTCTGGCTGAGGCAAGTCGGGTTTTAAAACCGCGGGGTTGCTTGGCTCTGCTTGGCTTCAGTGatactaaaaccagactttgcTACCACAACTGTGGAGAAAGACTCAATCACATATGTGAAGAG GTGAGGCAGTTGCTGTTGCCATACACTAGCAGTCAGGTAGCTGTATCTGAGGGTAAGCTGGAAGAGCTCTACTCAGCCATCCCTTTTCCTGAAAAAGAGAG GATTGAGTGTCTTCAGGTGAACACGTCGATCTCAGTGAGGAGCCTGGTGGGTTTCATTGAAACCTGGTCTATGTTCCAAGGTTACAAGAAGAAGGATCCCCAGGCTGCTGGAGACCTGCTGCTTAATACTCAGAAGAG GTTTCTGGATGAAATGGGAGTCACTTCTCCAGACACTGAAATGAAGCAGGAGCTGGAGTACTTCTGTGTCCTGGCGTCAAAACcacaataa